AATTCAGGTAAGTTGATAACTATTAACTGGTAGTGATATCATAAAGGTAATTGATTACTATTGATTTCAGATTGGGCAATGAGAAGTACAAGAGCAAGTCTTCCTGGACGGAACGCTGGCTGGAGCAGTTCGACTTGCACCTGTTTGATGAAGATCAAAACCTGGAGATCGCACTTTGGAACCGGAACACCCTCTATGGCAAAGCCATTATTGACCTCAGCGTTTTTCAGCGCGAAAACACGCATGGCATTTGGAAACCTCTGGAAGATTGCCCTGGTGAGGTCCACCTTATGCTCACTATAAGTGGAACCACTGCCTTGGAGACGATCAGCGATCTGAAGGCCTTCAAGGAGGATCCTCGAGAGGCTCAATTGCTAAGGGAAAGATATAAATTCCTAAGATGCCTCCAAAACCTCCGCGATGTGGGTCACCTAACTGTAAAGGTCTTTGGAGCCACTGGACTGGCTGCAGCGGATATAGGTGGAAAATCCGATCCTTTTTGTGTATTGGAACTGGGTAACGCCCGACTGCAAACCCAAACTGAGTATAAAACACTCACTCCTAATTGGAATAAGATATTTACTTTGTAAGTAAAGCTAACCTACTTTTAAATGCTATATattgctaaaaaaaattatttaattcgCTTTGTAGCAATGTTAAAGACATCACGCAGGTCCTGGAGATCACCGTTTTCGATGAGGATCGCGACCATCGCGTAGAGTTCCTGGGCAAGCTAGTCATTCCCCTCCTAAGGATCAAAAGTGGAGTCAAGCGATGGTATACGCTGAAGGACAAGAATCTCTGTGTGCGGGCCAAAGGAAACTCACCGCAAATTCAGCTGGAACTGACGGTAGTCTGGAGCGAGATCCGTGCCGTGTGTCGAGCCCTGCAGCCCAAGGAGGAAAAGCTCATCCAGCAGGAGGCCAAGTTCAAGCGACAGCTCTTCCTGCGCAACGTCAATAGACTCAAGGAGATAATCATGGATATCCTAGATGCAGCGCGCTATGTCCAGTGAGTGTATAGGGTTCCAATTACAATTTCTTTATAATTCACTGCCTGTTTTTTTAAAGGAGCTGTTTCGAGTGGGAATCTCCTGTGCGATCCAGCATAGCTTTCGTCTTTTGGATAGTCGCCTGTGTCTACGGCGATCTGGAGACAGTACCTCTAGTTCTACTGCTCATCATACTTAAGTAAGTAATTAAGTAAGAGATTCAGAGAGATCCAAATActcaacaattttaatttagaaaCTGGCTGGTTCGCCTTATAACGGGCACCACAGATGCAGCTGCTCACTACGACTATGAGTAcgatgaagatgatgatgatgacaagGAGAAGGAGGAAAAGAAGTCCATCAAGGAGAGATTACAGGCCATTCAAGAAGTCTCCCAAACGGTACAGAATACCATCGGCTACCTGGCTTCTTTAGGCGAGAGCACCATTAAGTAAactttattgttatttatgagATGCATCACAGTCTATATGAACACTTTGTAATCACCAGCACATTCAACTTTTCCGTCCCCGAACTGACCTGGCTGGCTGTGGTTTTGCTATTGGGCGCCATTCTGGTCTTGCATTTTGTCCCGCTCCGCTGGCTGCTGCTCTTTTGGGGCCTGATGAAGTTCTCCAGACGTTTGCTGAGACCCAATACCATTCCCAACAACGAGCTATTGGACTTCCTCTCGCGAGTGCCAGATAATGAGGAGATTGTAAGTGGTCTTTTAACTAGCTGCATTTgctataaataataataatatttattgcagAATCAATATCGA
The sequence above is drawn from the Drosophila melanogaster chromosome 2R genome and encodes:
- the Mctp gene encoding multiple C2 domain and transmembrane region protein, isoform B, which gives rise to MLGNSWPGCKRAPRMVLKHVRRQHEELREQLEQGCDDLMEVAESYFPDVLQHFQRNSKLAESSKRLKSQIWSSVVTILLVKAKDLPLAEDGSKLNDTHFKFRLGNEKYKSKSSWTERWLEQFDLHLFDEDQNLEIALWNRNTLYGKAIIDLSVFQRENTHGIWKPLEDCPGEVHLMLTISGTTALETISDLKAFKEDPREAQLLRERYKFLRCLQNLRDVGHLTVKVFGATGLAAADIGGKSDPFCVLELGNARLQTQTEYKTLTPNWNKIFTFNVKDITQVLEITVFDEDRDHRVEFLGKLVIPLLRIKSGVKRWYTLKDKNLCVRAKGNSPQIQLELTVVWSEIRAVCRALQPKEEKLIQQEAKFKRQLFLRNVNRLKEIIMDILDAARYVQSCFEWESPVRSSIAFVFWIVACVYGDLETVPLVLLLIILKNWLVRLITGTTDAAAHYDYEYDEDDDDDKEKEEKKSIKERLQAIQEVSQTVQNTIGYLASLGESTINTFNFSVPELTWLAVVLLLGAILVLHFVPLRWLLLFWGLMKFSRRLLRPNTIPNNELLDFLSRVPDNEEINQYRELPPSAPTDQTRNNPKKKLKGS
- the Mctp gene encoding multiple C2 domain and transmembrane region protein, isoform F, giving the protein MSRIQYVDQVDQVELDQQQQPGSSSTVSGSTPPLQISPHGSPSLQQSQRLGKHLSKSASELNGHDCHLSESPHISPKRAKSAVAQQLAGVSSGGVASGVGVLQKTHGFFNNLRHRWSRAKSKDRLGRKSPSDFLEESTDYAADYSSEGSSVTHSPRHRSTTIGGSPLAREFRATAKMAQVIQRFGGSMEGRIDEHPENGSAGCSPPELSTQQQLEALQLRVHLKSGSDLVAMDKNGLSDPYVKFKVGGRLLHKSRTIHRDLNPVWDEVFIVPIEDPFQPIIVKVFDYDWGLQDDFMGSAKLDLTQLELGKAEDIHLQLCDSSGNGGSGLGEILINLTLWPRSQEDKEMHFQRNSKLAESSKRLKSQIWSSVVTILLVKAKDLPLAEDGSKLNDTHFKFRLGNEKYKSKSSWTERWLEQFDLHLFDEDQNLEIALWNRNTLYGKAIIDLSVFQRENTHGIWKPLEDCPGEVHLMLTISGTTALETISDLKAFKEDPREAQLLRERYKFLRCLQNLRDVGHLTVKVFGATGLAAADIGGKSDPFCVLELGNARLQTQTEYKTLTPNWNKIFTFNVKDITQVLEITVFDEDRDHRVEFLGKLVIPLLRIKSGVKRWYTLKDKNLCVRAKGNSPQIQLELTVVWSEIRAVCRALQPKEEKLIQQEAKFKRQLFLRNVNRLKEIIMDILDAARYVQSCFEWESPVRSSIAFVFWIVACVYGDLETVPLVLLLIILKNWLVRLITGTTDAAAHYDYEYDEDDDDDKEKEEKKSIKERLQAIQEVSQTVQNTIGYLASLGESTINTFNFSVPELTWLAVVLLLGAILVLHFVPLRWLLLFWGLMKFSRRLLRPNTIPNNELLDFLSRVPDNEEINQYRELPPSAPTDQTRNNPKKKLKGS
- the Mctp gene encoding multiple C2 domain and transmembrane region protein, isoform G, coding for MSRIQYVDQVDQVELDQQQQPGSSSTVSGSTPPLQISPHGSPSLQQSQRLGKHLSKSASELNGHDCHLSESPHISPKRAKSAVAQQLAGVSSGGVASGVGVLQKTHGFFNNLRHRWSRAKSKDRLGRKSPSDFLEESTDYAADYSSEGSSVTHSPRHRSTTIGGSPLAREFRATAKMAQVIQRFGGSMEGRIDEHPENGSAGCSPPELSTQQQLEALQANELRRKREAQLRQFVFFQLRVHLKSGSDLVAMDKNGLSDPYVKFKVGGRLLHKSRTIHRDLNPVWDEVFIVPIEDPFQPIIVKVFDYDWGLQDDFMGSAKLDLTQLELGKAEDIHLQLCDSSGNGGSGLGEILINLTLWPRSQEDKEMHFQRNSKLAESSKRLKSQIWSSVVTILLVKAKDLPLAEDGSKLNDTHFKFRLGNEKYKSKSSWTERWLEQFDLHLFDEDQNLEIALWNRNTLYGKAIIDLSVFQRENTHGIWKPLEDCPGEVHLMLTISGTTALETISDLKAFKEDPREAQLLRERYKFLRCLQNLRDVGHLTVKVFGATGLAAADIGGKSDPFCVLELGNARLQTQTEYKTLTPNWNKIFTFNVKDITQVLEITVFDEDRDHRVEFLGKLVIPLLRIKSGVKRWYTLKDKNLCVRAKGNSPQIQLELTVVWSEIRAVCRALQPKEEKLIQQEAKFKRQLFLRNVNRLKEIIMDILDAARYVQSCFEWESPVRSSIAFVFWIVACVYGDLETVPLVLLLIILKNWLVRLITGTTDAAAHYDYEYDEDDDDDKEKEEKKSIKERLQAIQEVSQTVQNTIGYLASLGESTINTFNFSVPELTWLAVVLLLGAILVLHFVPLRWLLLFWGLMKFSRRLLRPNTIPNNELLDFLSRVPDNEEINQYRELPPSAPTDQTRNNPKKKLKGS